In Spirochaetota bacterium, a genomic segment contains:
- the fmt gene encoding methionyl-tRNA formyltransferase, producing MKIGFFGTPDLASRVLGDLGRMYDIAFVVTAEDKEAGRNREVQFCPAKARAMELGIPVLQPKSLKDPGFLEELRPFEADMYAVVAYGSLIPRSVFDHPPLKTVNLHPSLLPKYRGAAPVQWALIKGEKETGITVQLINEKLDAGDIIVQERLALDGTMTAADVMEIVSSRGAGLIDRAVTMLASGSAVPLKQDESQATYCGKIDRDMAMIDWTRSAEEIHNLVRGLNPKPVAFSTFRGENIKIWMTSLPGGDVPAPAAPGSIIRFQKKRLFAGTGGGCVEILSLQPANKKIIDGLSFINGYRLTPEDRFE from the coding sequence ATGAAGATAGGATTTTTCGGCACACCGGACCTGGCGTCCCGCGTCCTCGGCGACCTGGGGCGGATGTATGATATCGCCTTCGTCGTTACCGCTGAAGACAAGGAGGCGGGGAGGAACCGCGAGGTGCAATTCTGTCCCGCCAAGGCGCGTGCGATGGAGCTCGGCATACCGGTGCTGCAGCCGAAAAGCCTGAAGGACCCGGGGTTCCTGGAGGAGCTGCGCCCCTTTGAGGCGGACATGTACGCCGTTGTCGCCTACGGAAGCCTGATCCCGCGGTCGGTCTTCGATCATCCGCCCCTGAAGACCGTCAACCTCCATCCCTCGCTGCTGCCGAAGTACCGGGGCGCGGCGCCGGTGCAGTGGGCCCTGATCAAGGGCGAGAAGGAGACCGGCATCACCGTGCAGCTCATCAACGAAAAGCTGGACGCCGGCGATATCATCGTGCAGGAGCGTCTGGCCCTGGACGGGACCATGACCGCGGCCGACGTAATGGAGATCGTGTCGTCCCGCGGCGCCGGGCTGATCGACAGGGCCGTGACGATGCTCGCGTCGGGGAGCGCGGTCCCGCTGAAGCAGGATGAGTCGCAGGCGACCTATTGCGGCAAGATCGACCGCGACATGGCCATGATAGACTGGACCAGGTCCGCGGAGGAGATACATAACCTGGTGCGGGGCCTCAACCCGAAGCCCGTCGCCTTCTCGACTTTCCGGGGTGAGAACATCAAGATCTGGATGACGTCCCTGCCGGGCGGCGATGTTCCCGCTCCCGCCGCGCCCGGCTCCATCATCCGTTTCCAGAAAAAGCGCCTTTTCGCCGGTACCGGCGGCGGCTGCGTGGAGATACTGTCCCTCCAGCCGGCCAACAAGAAGATCATTGACGGCCTCTCCTTCATCAACGGCTACCGGCTGACTCCGGAAGACCGCTTCGAGTAA
- a CDS encoding SpoIIE family protein phosphatase encodes MGRIYKAVIIVFFLLLTIPGVISCTGEKSAVQRPAADNGFIDIHSIDFTGGETVKLRGNWKFIWLRDDPAFADPGFNDSDWKTITVPGYWDRLTGTGNGYGWYRLRVRIDGDKLRASGERLALSADLIQSACEIYVNGAMLMSSGTFGTDTASSIPQIHPRLEAFDPPSSGDIITVAVRNSNFSHRSGGPYSVPELGLNRALSQRLWYSDVARLVALGIILMMAIYHGILWYFRREDRASLYFCLGCAVILFRLIATSGYLERLFPGRPMYETHFTIVYASIPLGWITFAFFFRELFREEFSGRLFAVFTALGALFTAAAFFLPCRVYSPYSILFEGSLIVVGVWFMAGIITAAVRKRPGAIYILPGFIAFFITGFNDILAVKLIIGTPEVAPVGLVIMIFFQSAVLSGRFAQAFRTAEHLSLNLSAEVTKKTDELQEQMDTALRAQQETERSRAELDDAYQRLNAVYTIIKNDLDVAKNIQQTLFPTSSGGILGLRYSARYIPLIEVGGDIYDICPVDDRTARFFIADATGHGIHASLTTMLIKGEYDMLKVGSLTPLEIVTELNNKFYRHYRPIAKYFTSFLIDINPSAGTVAYVSSGHPAQYLIRGRSIIELATTGRAMGFTEHTNCVMGEAEFRSGDRLLFFTDGLYEQFNARRELFGEERIKKIIMENSGRPMAEIMDRVINIINDHTGNDLNDDIIMIGVERDGEDFTARPVHRARGHVSLRDD; translated from the coding sequence ATGGGTCGTATCTATAAAGCCGTCATCATCGTCTTTTTCCTTCTATTAACTATCCCGGGCGTCATATCATGCACCGGGGAAAAAAGCGCAGTCCAACGACCTGCCGCGGACAATGGCTTTATCGACATTCATTCCATCGATTTCACCGGCGGAGAAACGGTCAAACTCAGGGGGAACTGGAAATTCATCTGGCTCCGGGACGATCCGGCTTTCGCAGACCCGGGTTTCAACGACTCTGACTGGAAGACGATCACCGTACCCGGGTACTGGGACCGCCTCACCGGCACCGGGAATGGTTACGGGTGGTACCGCCTCAGGGTCAGGATCGACGGTGACAAGCTGCGCGCCTCCGGAGAGCGTCTTGCCCTTTCCGCCGACCTGATCCAATCGGCCTGCGAGATCTACGTCAACGGCGCCATGCTGATGTCCAGCGGAACCTTCGGCACCGACACGGCATCGTCAATACCGCAGATTCATCCCCGTCTTGAGGCCTTCGATCCGCCCTCGTCGGGCGATATTATTACCGTCGCCGTAAGGAACTCGAACTTTTCGCACCGCTCCGGCGGCCCCTACAGCGTGCCCGAACTGGGACTTAACCGTGCGCTTTCGCAGCGGCTCTGGTATTCCGACGTGGCCCGCCTGGTCGCGCTGGGCATCATTCTCATGATGGCCATCTACCACGGGATACTCTGGTACTTCCGTCGGGAGGACAGGGCCAGCCTCTATTTCTGCCTCGGATGCGCCGTCATTCTCTTTCGCCTTATCGCCACCAGCGGCTACCTGGAACGGCTCTTTCCCGGTCGGCCCATGTATGAAACGCATTTCACGATCGTGTATGCGAGCATACCCCTCGGGTGGATTACCTTCGCCTTCTTCTTCCGCGAGCTCTTCCGGGAGGAGTTCTCCGGGAGGCTCTTCGCTGTTTTCACGGCCCTGGGCGCTCTCTTCACGGCGGCGGCATTCTTCCTCCCGTGCCGCGTCTACTCGCCCTATTCCATCCTGTTCGAAGGCTCGCTGATCGTTGTCGGCGTCTGGTTCATGGCCGGCATCATCACCGCGGCCGTGCGGAAGCGCCCCGGGGCGATCTACATCCTCCCCGGGTTCATCGCCTTTTTCATCACGGGCTTCAACGATATTCTCGCCGTGAAGCTCATCATCGGCACGCCGGAGGTGGCGCCGGTGGGGCTCGTGATCATGATCTTCTTCCAGTCCGCGGTGCTGTCCGGCCGCTTCGCCCAGGCCTTCAGGACCGCGGAGCACCTGTCGCTGAATCTTTCCGCCGAAGTGACGAAAAAGACCGACGAGCTCCAGGAACAGATGGACACCGCCCTCAGGGCGCAGCAGGAAACGGAGCGCTCCCGCGCGGAGCTCGACGACGCCTACCAGCGCCTTAACGCCGTGTATACCATCATCAAGAACGACCTCGACGTGGCGAAGAACATCCAGCAGACGCTCTTCCCCACCAGCTCCGGCGGCATCCTGGGCCTGCGCTACAGCGCACGGTACATTCCCCTCATCGAAGTGGGCGGCGACATTTACGACATCTGCCCCGTCGACGACCGGACCGCCCGTTTCTTCATCGCCGACGCCACGGGCCACGGCATCCACGCGTCCCTCACGACCATGCTCATCAAGGGCGAATACGACATGCTGAAGGTCGGCTCCCTGACGCCGCTGGAGATCGTCACCGAGCTGAACAACAAGTTCTACCGCCACTACCGCCCCATCGCCAAGTACTTCACGTCGTTCCTGATCGACATCAATCCCTCCGCCGGGACCGTCGCCTATGTCTCGTCGGGCCACCCGGCCCAGTACCTGATACGGGGCCGGAGCATCATCGAGCTCGCCACCACGGGACGCGCCATGGGCTTCACGGAGCACACGAACTGCGTGATGGGCGAGGCCGAATTCAGGTCCGGCGACCGGCTCCTCTTCTTCACCGACGGCCTGTACGAGCAGTTCAACGCCAGGCGCGAGCTCTTCGGGGAGGAGCGCATCAAGAAGATCATCATGGAAAACAGCGGCCGCCCCATGGCGGAGATAATGGACCGGGTGATCAACATCATCAACGACCACACGGGGAACGATCTCAATGACGACATCATCATGATCGGCGTTGAGCGGGACGGGGAGGATTTCACGGCGCGCCCGGTCCATAGGGCGCGCGGGCATGTATCATTGCGCGATGATTGA
- a CDS encoding endonuclease/exonuclease/phosphatase family protein, which translates to MKKLKWLGIILTGVFLTLLVVIYGTTFHPAPMQSETFVSLPATPLLKPGQKIRILSWNIQYMAGKNYVFFYDLLKGDGPDERPSPKDITATRAEIARVIIDEKPDIILLQELDQGSMRTDYEDQVAKLLALLPREYSAYTSTFYHKAAFVPHPRIRGRVGLKLAVISKYMISKAVRHQLPIIPDNIIVKQFNFKRCVLETRIPVEGQNDLAVFNTHFDAFAQGSDTMDRQVLFVLGLLDRAAKDASGWLMGGDFNLLPPGKSYDRLPPEQRAYFNRESELAPLFAKYRSIPSLDEINGPDYHKWLSHYPNDPSVKGPDRTIDFIFYPASLEVKEHYIRQKDTLRISDHLPLVAEIIVPKAQ; encoded by the coding sequence ATGAAGAAATTAAAATGGCTCGGCATCATCTTAACCGGGGTGTTTCTCACCCTCCTGGTGGTTATTTATGGCACGACCTTTCACCCCGCCCCGATGCAGAGCGAAACCTTCGTTTCACTGCCGGCGACGCCGCTCTTGAAGCCCGGGCAGAAGATCAGGATACTCTCCTGGAACATACAATACATGGCGGGAAAAAACTACGTCTTTTTCTACGACCTTCTCAAGGGCGACGGTCCCGATGAGCGGCCTTCCCCGAAAGATATAACCGCCACCCGCGCCGAAATCGCCCGGGTGATCATCGACGAGAAGCCGGACATCATCCTCCTGCAGGAGCTCGACCAGGGCTCCATGAGGACCGATTACGAGGACCAGGTCGCGAAGCTCCTCGCCCTGCTTCCCAGGGAATACTCCGCGTACACTTCCACGTTTTATCACAAGGCCGCCTTTGTTCCGCACCCGAGGATCAGGGGAAGAGTGGGACTGAAGCTCGCGGTGATCTCGAAATACATGATAAGCAAGGCGGTGCGGCACCAGCTGCCGATCATTCCAGACAACATCATCGTCAAGCAGTTCAATTTCAAGCGCTGCGTCCTTGAGACGCGCATTCCCGTGGAGGGACAGAACGACCTGGCGGTATTCAACACCCACTTTGACGCCTTCGCCCAGGGATCGGACACGATGGACAGGCAGGTCCTCTTTGTCCTGGGCCTTCTCGACCGGGCCGCCAAAGACGCTTCCGGATGGTTAATGGGAGGAGACTTCAACCTGCTGCCTCCGGGGAAATCCTACGATCGCCTCCCGCCGGAACAGCGGGCCTATTTCAACAGGGAGAGCGAGCTTGCGCCCCTGTTTGCGAAGTATCGCTCCATTCCGTCCCTTGATGAGATCAACGGACCCGATTATCACAAATGGCTGAGCCATTATCCCAACGACCCGTCGGTGAAGGGCCCGGACAGGACCATTGATTTCATTTTCTACCCTGCTTCTTTGGAAGTGAAGGAACACTACATCCGTCAGAAAGACACGTTGAGGATATCCGACCACCTGCCCCTTGTGGCGGAGATAATCGTTCCCAAAGCACAGTAG
- a CDS encoding HAD-IA family hydrolase, with translation MFVLLDLDDTLLVEEDSAYRSFLAVARRLQRRHPVDPEEFVTTARTCARELWYSLPVHDYAKSIGIASHEALWAEFSGESAMEKELRRHRDHYRIQTWINALARHGIRDDMLAAELSDLFREVRGAKHVLFDDAIPFLDRLRDLNAPMALISNGTPDLQREKIGKSGIERYFRSIVISGEVGCRKPRREIFACCLERLGCAADQALMIGDRLDTDIKGANDTRIMSVWLNRERKVNDSGIIPRHEIHSLLDAVPLCA, from the coding sequence ATGTTCGTATTATTGGACCTGGATGATACGCTTCTCGTTGAAGAGGATTCGGCATACCGGTCGTTTCTTGCCGTAGCCCGGCGCCTGCAACGGCGGCACCCGGTCGACCCGGAGGAATTCGTTACAACGGCGCGAACCTGCGCGAGGGAACTGTGGTATTCCCTGCCGGTTCACGATTACGCCAAAAGCATCGGCATCGCCTCCCATGAGGCGCTGTGGGCGGAGTTTTCCGGTGAATCGGCCATGGAAAAGGAATTGCGCAGGCACAGGGATCATTACCGGATACAGACCTGGATCAACGCCCTGGCCCGCCATGGCATCAGGGATGATATGCTCGCGGCGGAGCTGTCCGATCTGTTCAGGGAAGTCAGGGGAGCGAAACACGTACTCTTTGATGACGCGATTCCCTTCCTGGACCGTCTCCGGGATCTGAACGCGCCGATGGCGTTGATATCAAACGGGACACCGGACCTGCAGCGGGAAAAGATCGGCAAAAGCGGCATAGAGCGCTATTTCCGGAGCATTGTCATTTCGGGCGAGGTGGGCTGCAGAAAGCCGCGAAGGGAGATATTCGCCTGCTGCCTGGAGCGCCTGGGCTGCGCCGCGGATCAGGCCCTCATGATAGGCGACAGGCTGGACACCGACATCAAGGGAGCCAATGACACGCGGATCATGTCGGTGTGGCTGAACAGGGAACGAAAAGTGAATGACTCGGGAATTATCCCTCGACATGAAATTCATTCTCTCCTCGATGCGGTCCCTCTGTGCGCATGA
- a CDS encoding HigA family addiction module antidote protein, translating into MLPKNRRPTPPGEILKYEFIEPLGLTQQQLAERLGITRVRVNEIISGKRAITPDTAIRLSRLFHTTVEFWMGLQTDVELWDAMKAGEREYRKIIPLKTKKIDRELSNEKD; encoded by the coding sequence ATGTTACCAAAGAATAGAAGACCCACGCCTCCGGGAGAGATCCTGAAATATGAATTTATAGAGCCGCTCGGACTCACCCAGCAGCAGCTTGCGGAGCGTCTCGGCATAACCAGGGTCCGGGTCAATGAGATCATCTCCGGGAAGCGCGCCATCACTCCGGACACCGCCATACGTCTCTCCAGGCTTTTCCATACAACCGTTGAATTCTGGATGGGACTCCAGACCGATGTTGAGCTGTGGGATGCAATGAAAGCAGGTGAGAGGGAATATCGAAAGATCATCCCGCTGAAAACAAAAAAGATAGATCGGGAATTAAGTAACGAGAAGGATTGA
- a CDS encoding GNAT family N-acetyltransferase translates to MEVAALNRITDLNAIIEKAGRDDLKEILDLQHLAYQKEASRYNDFTIPPLTQTIEEITEEYGSALFLKLVAGDTIIGSIRGRKDGNTCHVGRLMVHPAFQGKGLGKRLIERLESEFAADSDIVRFELFTGELSHDNISLYKSMNYAIYKKVPYDSDKSMVYMEKFTRHSP, encoded by the coding sequence ATGGAAGTGGCTGCCCTGAACAGGATAACAGATTTGAATGCAATAATTGAAAAAGCCGGCAGAGATGATTTAAAAGAGATCCTCGATCTTCAGCACCTGGCCTATCAGAAGGAAGCCAGCCGTTATAACGATTTTACGATACCGCCTCTTACCCAGACCATCGAAGAAATAACCGAAGAATACGGCTCCGCGCTCTTTTTAAAGCTGGTTGCCGGCGATACGATCATAGGCTCAATAAGGGGAAGAAAAGATGGAAACACCTGCCATGTCGGCAGGCTGATGGTTCATCCCGCGTTTCAGGGAAAGGGATTGGGGAAAAGGCTTATTGAGCGCCTCGAATCGGAATTCGCCGCGGACAGCGACATCGTCCGCTTTGAGCTCTTCACCGGGGAATTGAGCCATGACAATATCAGCCTGTATAAAAGCATGAATTACGCCATATATAAAAAAGTTCCCTATGACAGCGATAAGAGCATGGTATACATGGAAAAATTCACGAGGCATAGCCCCTGA
- a CDS encoding CoA-binding protein, which translates to MRYFSPNNIAVVGASSKNIWFNNILTYAGRIGFKGRFYPVNPGAMEVCGVPAVPSVADLPEGVIDFAAVIVRSSLVLDTVRALAGRGTRNILLVSSGFSETGEDGARLQKELVDFCRANDVALQGPNCLGFLNVAEGSSVFAGGSIEGDLIPGNIGIVGQSGASSEVIATKILKKGLGISLFVSSGNEAVITFEDCLEHMVNHGTTRVIAGFIEGFKDVTRLRNIAREAARKSIPIVVIKVGRSEKGVMAARSHTGAMAGNDAITDTFLRQNGIIRVDTIEEMIETAGILSRCPLPAGGRLAACTLSGGLAGVYADLCGSLSIDLPDFTPATIGALREALPPFAQPGNPLDVTGSGFTSGMDRVLKILIDDENTDLIATLSFPPDETNAALTEKYNDYILSHMAATSKPIIPITFREVSDYARKFYRDRGLYYIEHTRDGFKAMANLISYAKFRRKLAMEEAGK; encoded by the coding sequence ATGCGCTATTTCTCACCGAATAATATAGCCGTTGTCGGAGCCTCGTCGAAAAACATATGGTTCAACAACATCCTTACCTATGCCGGGCGGATCGGCTTCAAGGGACGATTCTACCCGGTGAACCCCGGCGCGATGGAGGTATGCGGCGTTCCGGCTGTGCCATCGGTGGCTGACCTGCCCGAAGGCGTCATCGATTTCGCCGCTGTGATCGTGCGAAGCAGCCTGGTCCTCGATACCGTGCGGGCCCTGGCCGGGCGCGGCACCAGGAACATCCTTCTCGTATCATCGGGCTTTTCCGAAACGGGCGAAGATGGGGCGCGGCTCCAGAAAGAGCTTGTTGATTTCTGCAGGGCCAATGACGTGGCCCTCCAGGGGCCCAACTGCCTGGGATTCCTGAACGTGGCGGAAGGCTCCAGCGTTTTCGCCGGCGGCTCAATCGAGGGGGACCTCATCCCCGGGAACATAGGCATCGTCGGCCAGAGCGGCGCCTCCAGCGAGGTTATCGCCACCAAGATACTCAAAAAAGGATTGGGGATATCCCTTTTCGTATCCTCCGGCAACGAGGCGGTCATAACCTTCGAGGACTGCCTTGAGCACATGGTGAACCATGGCACGACACGGGTCATCGCCGGCTTCATCGAGGGATTCAAGGACGTGACGCGCCTCAGAAACATAGCCCGGGAGGCCGCGCGGAAAAGCATCCCCATCGTGGTCATCAAGGTGGGGCGCTCCGAAAAAGGGGTGATGGCGGCCCGCTCCCACACCGGGGCCATGGCGGGAAACGACGCCATCACCGACACCTTTCTCCGCCAAAACGGCATCATCCGTGTAGATACAATAGAAGAAATGATAGAAACGGCGGGAATCCTTTCCCGGTGCCCCCTCCCTGCCGGCGGACGACTGGCCGCGTGCACTCTTTCGGGAGGCCTGGCCGGCGTATACGCTGACCTGTGCGGCTCCCTTTCCATCGACCTGCCCGATTTCACGCCGGCCACGATCGGCGCCCTCAGGGAGGCCCTGCCCCCCTTCGCCCAGCCGGGAAACCCCCTGGACGTGACCGGTTCGGGGTTCACCAGCGGCATGGACCGGGTCCTGAAAATTCTCATCGATGACGAAAATACCGACCTCATCGCGACCCTCTCCTTTCCGCCCGACGAGACAAACGCCGCCCTGACGGAGAAGTACAACGACTATATCCTGTCGCACATGGCGGCGACATCAAAGCCGATCATACCCATCACCTTCAGGGAAGTGAGCGATTACGCGAGGAAGTTCTACCGCGACAGGGGCCTGTATTATATCGAACATACCCGCGACGGATTCAAGGCCATGGCGAACCTGATCAGCTACGCCAAATTCAGGAGGAAATTGGCCATGGAAGAGGCGGGTAAATAA
- a CDS encoding SagB/ThcOx family dehydrogenase: MNKIILTLAIPCLVVALSCPMVSLDSPKVVTLARPAMTGGMPLMTALTKRQSNRSFAAKKLPDQVLSNLLWAASGINRPGSGKRTAPTAMDKQEIAIYVALEEGLYLYQPKKHALELVEAKDVRALTGKQGFVDKAPLNLVYVADLSKAAGFNREDKILYAGADAGFIGQNVYLFCASEGLWTVIRGWIDRDDLGKALKLKSDQMIILAQTVGYPGK, encoded by the coding sequence ATGAACAAAATTATTTTAACACTGGCGATCCCGTGTCTGGTCGTCGCCCTGTCGTGCCCGATGGTGTCGCTGGATTCCCCGAAGGTTGTCACGCTGGCCAGGCCGGCCATGACGGGAGGGATGCCGCTGATGACCGCTTTGACCAAGCGTCAGTCCAACCGCTCCTTTGCCGCGAAGAAATTGCCCGACCAGGTCCTGTCAAACCTGCTCTGGGCCGCCAGCGGCATCAACCGTCCCGGCTCCGGCAAGCGGACCGCGCCCACGGCGATGGACAAGCAGGAAATCGCCATCTACGTGGCCCTCGAAGAGGGCCTGTACCTGTACCAGCCGAAGAAACACGCGCTGGAGCTGGTCGAGGCGAAGGATGTGAGGGCACTGACCGGCAAGCAGGGCTTCGTGGACAAGGCCCCCCTCAACCTGGTCTACGTGGCGGATCTCTCGAAGGCGGCCGGTTTCAACCGGGAGGACAAAATCCTCTATGCCGGCGCCGATGCCGGGTTCATAGGGCAGAACGTGTATCTCTTCTGCGCCTCCGAGGGCCTGTGGACGGTCATCCGCGGCTGGATCGACAGGGATGACCTGGGAAAGGCCCTGAAGCTTAAATCGGACCAGATGATAATCCTGGCCCAGACCGTGGGGTATCCAGGAAAATAA
- the def gene encoding peptide deformylase, which produces MAIDLIYYGHDTLRKIAEEVTTIDGALIDFIDTMFNVMYRAKGLGLAAPQVDRSRRVVTLDIDDNKKNIVMELINPVIKEFSKKEEPYEEGCLSVPGIMGEVVRPVEISVSALNRDGKEIEFEAKGLLARVIQHEVDHLNGILFVDHLEDYRRNELRSELKKIKKLNTRS; this is translated from the coding sequence ATGGCGATCGATCTTATTTATTACGGCCATGACACGCTGAGAAAAATAGCCGAAGAAGTAACCACCATCGATGGAGCGCTTATAGATTTCATCGATACCATGTTCAACGTCATGTACCGCGCCAAGGGCCTTGGCCTGGCGGCTCCGCAGGTGGACCGGTCCCGGCGCGTCGTCACCCTCGATATTGATGACAACAAGAAAAACATCGTCATGGAATTGATCAATCCCGTCATAAAGGAGTTTTCGAAGAAAGAGGAGCCCTACGAAGAGGGATGCCTCTCCGTCCCCGGCATAATGGGCGAGGTGGTGCGCCCCGTCGAGATATCCGTATCGGCGCTCAACCGCGACGGCAAGGAGATCGAGTTCGAGGCAAAGGGCCTCCTGGCGCGGGTCATCCAGCACGAGGTGGACCACCTGAACGGCATTCTCTTCGTCGATCACCTCGAGGACTACAGGCGCAATGAGCTCCGCTCGGAGTTGAAGAAAATCAAGAAGCTCAACACCCGGTCATGA
- a CDS encoding type II toxin-antitoxin system RelE/ParE family toxin, whose protein sequence is MIRHFKHKWLEEFWNNGRNKKVPPEIADRLIRKLDMLNRAYDLIDLRAPPSNRLHPLAGDRQGQWAISVNGPWRLCFEFREHDAYNVELVQYH, encoded by the coding sequence ATGATACGGCATTTCAAGCATAAATGGTTGGAGGAATTCTGGAACAACGGCCGCAACAAAAAGGTGCCGCCAGAAATTGCCGATCGACTTATCAGGAAACTCGACATGCTGAACAGGGCATATGACCTGATTGACCTGCGCGCGCCCCCATCAAACAGGCTCCATCCTCTTGCAGGCGACAGGCAGGGACAATGGGCCATATCGGTCAACGGCCCATGGCGCCTCTGCTTCGAGTTCAGAGAGCACGATGCTTATAATGTCGAGCTCGTTCAATATCATTGA
- a CDS encoding Fic family protein has product MATPAEKLASSLEVLKKFQSSKGVAVIKSKDISRTHRDRLVGNGFIREVIKGWYISTRPDEKNGDSTFWFTSFWHFIPAYCNERFGREWFLSPEQSLAIHIGNLSVPKQLLVRSPKGKNNKIVLIHGTSLFDMASAMPHEDSIIQKGGLNLYTVPAALISTSPGYFSRNPTDARTALLMVKDSSDILGMLLEGGRSLVAGRLAGAFRNVGRGRIANDIIGSMKSAGYDIRESDPFSDVVQHIITTRSTSPYVNRIVLMWQQMRNTIIDNFPESPGMPKNAAAYLKQVDEIYVNDAYNSLSIEGYRITPEIIQKVRTGNWKPDTDALDKEYRDAMGARGYWQAFQAVKNSINDILKGNNPGLVARNDHSKWYRELFAPSVTAGLLKASDLAGYRKDQVYIKGSKHIPLNPDAVRDAMPAFFDLLNEEKDPGVRAVLGHFVFVYIHPYMDGNGRIARFLMNIMLAAGGYAWTVIPIEKRNEYMNALERASVDQDILLFSRFVAKLVQSSRKKLKSK; this is encoded by the coding sequence ATGGCAACACCGGCAGAAAAACTAGCGTCGTCACTGGAGGTTTTGAAGAAGTTTCAAAGCAGTAAGGGCGTAGCTGTAATTAAATCAAAGGATATATCACGTACACACCGGGACCGTCTTGTTGGGAACGGCTTTATACGGGAAGTGATAAAGGGTTGGTATATCTCCACAAGGCCTGATGAGAAGAATGGAGACAGTACATTCTGGTTTACGTCATTCTGGCACTTTATTCCGGCATATTGCAACGAACGATTCGGCAGGGAATGGTTTCTGTCTCCGGAGCAATCATTGGCTATTCACATCGGTAATTTATCCGTTCCGAAACAATTGCTGGTTCGCTCGCCAAAGGGAAAAAATAATAAAATCGTGTTAATTCATGGCACGTCATTGTTCGATATGGCATCTGCAATGCCCCATGAAGACAGTATCATACAAAAAGGCGGTCTTAATCTGTATACAGTACCCGCGGCCTTGATCTCAACCTCTCCCGGATATTTTTCCCGGAATCCAACTGATGCCAGGACAGCGTTGTTGATGGTGAAAGATTCTTCTGATATTTTGGGCATGCTGCTTGAAGGCGGCCGCAGCCTTGTTGCCGGGAGGCTGGCCGGGGCTTTCCGTAATGTAGGGCGCGGGCGTATTGCCAATGATATTATCGGTTCCATGAAAAGCGCCGGTTATGATATACGGGAATCTGATCCATTTTCTGACGTGGTGCAGCACATAATAACAACGAGGAGTACATCTCCATATGTTAACCGCATTGTACTGATGTGGCAGCAAATGCGGAATACGATCATTGATAATTTTCCTGAATCCCCCGGTATGCCCAAGAATGCCGCCGCATATTTAAAGCAAGTGGATGAAATATATGTCAATGATGCATATAACTCATTATCGATAGAGGGATATCGTATCACTCCTGAAATAATTCAAAAGGTAAGAACCGGAAATTGGAAGCCGGATACTGATGCGCTGGACAAGGAATATCGTGATGCCATGGGTGCACGGGGTTACTGGCAGGCATTTCAGGCGGTGAAGAACAGTATTAACGATATCCTGAAAGGGAATAATCCGGGACTGGTTGCACGTAATGATCACAGTAAATGGTATAGAGAATTGTTTGCCCCGAGCGTTACTGCCGGTTTGCTTAAGGCATCTGATCTGGCCGGGTACAGAAAAGACCAGGTATATATTAAAGGGTCGAAACATATACCGCTGAATCCTGATGCAGTGCGCGATGCAATGCCTGCTTTTTTTGATTTATTGAACGAAGAAAAAGATCCCGGCGTTCGTGCTGTACTGGGTCATTTTGTTTTTGTATATATACATCCTTACATGGATGGTAACGGGAGGATTGCGCGTTTTCTAATGAACATCATGCTGGCTGCAGGCGGGTATGCGTGGACTGTCATACCAATTGAAAAACGCAATGAATACATGAATGCCCTTGAAAGGGCAAGTGTTGATCAGGATATCTTGCTATTCTCTCGTTTTGTTGCTAAGTTGGTGCAATCAAGCAGGAAGAAGCTTAAGTCAAAATAA